One window of the Fuerstiella sp. genome contains the following:
- a CDS encoding inositol monophosphatase family protein, giving the protein MSQHTSRLEFALRCSMDAGHLIMKHYQSQTLGVETKSDHSPVTIADKGAEQLIRRELAEQYPDDGILGEEFDDVPTSSGYRWVLDPIDGTKPFIHGVPLFGTLIGLEFNNRMVMGVCRFPALNEVIYAEEAAGAWWKIDDQKPRRAQVSLSSSLCDARLMMTEPTYTVRCGRQQVFDDLLKTVGLARGWGDCYGHMLVATGRAEIALDPVMSPWDIAALIPILREAGGSCTDWKFEENIFGGDGVSCVPGLVDELRELLKDAPAPTDIT; this is encoded by the coding sequence ATGTCACAGCATACCTCTCGTCTTGAATTTGCTCTCCGCTGCAGTATGGACGCGGGGCATCTGATCATGAAACACTACCAGTCACAAACCCTGGGAGTTGAAACAAAATCCGACCATTCTCCGGTGACAATAGCCGACAAAGGGGCAGAACAGCTGATCAGACGAGAACTGGCAGAACAATACCCGGACGACGGAATATTGGGTGAAGAATTTGACGACGTTCCAACGTCTTCCGGATACCGCTGGGTACTGGATCCAATCGACGGAACCAAGCCATTTATTCATGGAGTTCCTTTGTTTGGAACACTCATCGGTCTCGAATTCAACAACCGAATGGTCATGGGAGTGTGTCGTTTTCCGGCCCTGAACGAAGTCATCTACGCGGAAGAAGCTGCCGGAGCGTGGTGGAAAATCGATGACCAGAAACCTCGGAGAGCCCAGGTCTCGTTATCGTCCAGCCTATGTGACGCCCGTCTGATGATGACCGAACCAACATATACCGTTCGATGCGGCCGGCAACAGGTGTTCGACGATCTGCTGAAAACGGTCGGTTTAGCACGCGGCTGGGGAGACTGCTATGGGCATATGCTGGTAGCTACAGGGCGGGCTGAAATTGCCCTCGATCCGGTCATGTCTCCCTGGGACATTGCCGCGTTGATACCCATCCTGCGAGAAGCCGGCGGCAGCTGCACAGACTGGAAATTCGAAGAAAACATTTTCGGTGGTGACGGGGTTTCCTGTGTGCCGGGATTAGTCGACGAGCTGCGTGAACTGCTGAAAGATGCACCAGCTCCCACAGATATCACCTGA
- a CDS encoding SMC-Scp complex subunit ScpB gives MSETSKHKDLSFEHSEEPADDIELAYREAMAALDEAEIQVGNAFNEIADQSEAASENQEQAFVSIGENLARDLQKNPGEVSIETTSDERVTAREVIEAALFVGGDVALTARRLAGFIGSDVESGAAVRIIDQLNQDYSRDNRPYEIRLHEGGFRLQLREGFTQLQSHVYGTGPKEIRLAPEVLEMLAFVAWNQPVDAKDVSETGRAKPMTAVRQLIRLQLLEVERTGSKRSDVAYRTTNRFLELFNLKSLDDLPQADIFAFK, from the coding sequence ATGTCCGAAACCTCAAAACACAAAGATTTGTCATTTGAACACTCAGAGGAACCCGCCGACGACATCGAACTCGCGTACCGTGAAGCCATGGCAGCGCTGGATGAAGCAGAAATTCAGGTTGGAAACGCGTTCAACGAAATAGCCGATCAAAGCGAAGCCGCCTCGGAAAATCAGGAGCAGGCATTCGTATCAATTGGAGAGAACCTGGCCCGAGATTTACAGAAGAACCCGGGTGAGGTCTCGATCGAAACCACGTCGGACGAACGCGTCACCGCGAGAGAAGTAATCGAAGCAGCGTTATTCGTGGGTGGTGACGTCGCACTCACTGCCCGACGTTTGGCGGGTTTCATCGGAAGTGATGTCGAATCCGGTGCGGCAGTCAGGATTATTGATCAGCTCAACCAGGATTATTCGCGGGACAACCGGCCGTATGAAATACGGCTTCATGAGGGAGGTTTTCGGCTACAGTTGAGAGAAGGATTCACACAGCTTCAAAGCCACGTCTACGGCACCGGTCCCAAAGAAATCCGGCTGGCGCCCGAAGTTCTGGAGATGCTCGCATTTGTCGCCTGGAATCAACCCGTCGACGCAAAGGATGTGTCGGAAACCGGTCGTGCCAAGCCGATGACTGCTGTGCGTCAGTTGATCCGGCTTCAACTTCTTGAAGTTGAACGCACGGGAAGCAAACGTTCCGATGTCGCTTATCGCACAACCAATCGGTTTCTGGAACTCTTCAATCTGAAGAGTTTAGACGATCTGCCACAGGCCGATATTTTTGCCTTCAAATAG
- a CDS encoding phosphodiesterase — protein sequence MTEFRILQLTDLHLLSNPESTVMGIPTRLTLQDVVETILQRESEFDHVIVTGDHTHDERPESYDAVRRILKPWRDRLAVVPGNHDDRDVMRTMLGDVIGQQNPGDIDGDDRITFMLHYGSWLLVGLDTHVPGQVSGRLGEAQAAWLHERLAVHGDRPCILFCHHPTVDVGSDWMDAIGLTDRDLLVDVVRDHPSVRLICCGHVHHEFEGYSGKTRVVTTPSTGLQFRPEGTPSRFADDPPGYRVIELYENQLETYVARLPHVEHTPLCD from the coding sequence ATGACTGAATTTCGAATTCTGCAGCTGACCGATCTGCATCTGTTGAGTAATCCTGAATCCACCGTTATGGGAATTCCGACTCGCCTTACCCTGCAGGACGTTGTTGAGACGATTCTGCAACGCGAGAGTGAATTTGATCATGTTATTGTTACAGGTGATCATACGCATGATGAACGTCCGGAAAGTTACGATGCGGTTCGACGGATTCTGAAACCCTGGCGTGATCGGCTGGCCGTTGTTCCAGGTAACCATGACGACCGCGATGTCATGAGAACCATGCTGGGAGACGTTATTGGTCAACAAAATCCCGGCGACATTGATGGCGATGACCGGATCACGTTCATGCTGCATTACGGATCCTGGCTGTTGGTAGGACTGGACACTCATGTTCCGGGGCAGGTTTCCGGTCGCTTGGGTGAAGCACAGGCCGCCTGGCTTCACGAACGGCTTGCGGTTCATGGTGACCGGCCATGCATATTGTTTTGTCATCATCCGACTGTTGATGTTGGATCTGACTGGATGGATGCTATTGGACTGACCGACCGGGATCTGCTGGTCGATGTGGTGCGAGATCATCCTTCAGTCCGGTTGATTTGCTGCGGTCATGTGCATCATGAATTTGAAGGGTATTCCGGGAAAACGCGTGTTGTGACAACTCCTTCAACCGGACTTCAGTTTCGTCCGGAGGGAACACCATCGCGATTTGCTGATGATCCGCCGGGCTATCGCGTCATCGAGCTTTATGAAAATCAGCTGGAAACCTACGTTGCCAGACTTCCCCATGTCGAACACACTCCGCTTTGTGATTAG
- a CDS encoding sulfite exporter TauE/SafE family protein codes for MAELNTSTLLLSAIAGGIVGILSGLFGIGGGFLLVPLLNTLLGIPLPVAVGSATCYALGPATTALLTRRPTPGLVELPLILAGGLFAGVFAGTTALTNLESLQDVKLSGRAVPAVDLVVLSCYSLLMSGIAFFSLCSTTRSQQASHRSSSGVFAGWCTRPKVTIPDLTPSHYSIPLLATLGFGVGCFSGFLGMSGGLILIPATVYLLGLKVRDATTVTVAIVWIVSCQACVLHALHHRVNLWLTIALLVAGPVGARLGAELGMRLQGRQLRIGFGLMVLCASLLVWFRLWNLVFFSQELQTARELCPWETFVNMSMLRNIGRFEI; via the coding sequence ATGGCCGAACTTAATACATCAACGTTGCTGCTGAGTGCGATTGCAGGTGGCATTGTCGGAATTCTGTCGGGTTTGTTCGGCATTGGTGGCGGATTTCTGCTGGTTCCGCTGCTGAATACGCTTCTCGGAATTCCTTTGCCCGTTGCTGTCGGGTCGGCGACCTGTTACGCACTTGGTCCGGCGACCACCGCTCTTCTCACCCGACGACCCACCCCGGGACTTGTGGAGTTGCCGCTGATTCTGGCAGGTGGCCTGTTCGCAGGTGTGTTCGCGGGGACCACTGCGTTAACGAATCTGGAATCTTTGCAGGACGTGAAACTATCCGGCCGGGCTGTCCCCGCAGTCGATCTGGTCGTGCTCAGTTGTTATTCATTGCTGATGAGCGGAATTGCATTTTTCTCACTATGCAGTACTACCCGATCACAACAGGCATCGCACAGGTCTTCATCCGGCGTGTTTGCCGGCTGGTGCACTCGTCCGAAGGTAACTATCCCGGATTTGACCCCATCGCACTATTCCATTCCGCTGTTGGCGACGCTGGGATTTGGAGTTGGGTGTTTTTCGGGATTTCTTGGCATGAGCGGTGGATTGATTCTGATTCCGGCGACCGTCTATCTGCTTGGCCTGAAAGTACGCGATGCAACAACAGTGACCGTCGCCATTGTCTGGATTGTTTCCTGTCAGGCCTGTGTTCTGCATGCGTTGCACCACCGGGTGAATCTGTGGCTTACGATTGCTCTGCTGGTGGCAGGACCAGTGGGCGCCCGCCTTGGGGCAGAATTAGGCATGCGTTTGCAGGGCCGGCAACTGCGGATCGGATTTGGCCTTATGGTTTTATGTGCATCGTTGCTCGTCTGGTTCAGACTGTGGAATCTTGTATTCTTTTCTCAGGAACTTCAAACTGCCCGGGAACTTTGCCCCTGGGAAACATTTGTAAATATGAGCATGTTACGAAACATTGGTCGCTTTGAAATCTAA
- a CDS encoding class I mannose-6-phosphate isomerase, which translates to MTPLTFVPLFKRIRWGGRRLGELLDKDIGPETDYAESWEIADHGTDQSIVANGPESGKTLRQLMYESETTLLGRHAGLDQFPLLIKFLDANDWLSLQVHPNDEQAKHYGCSEQGKTEAWIIIDAQPDSQICAGLKSGVGRDQLSRHLQNGTIEQCLNLFHVRAGDCVFVPAGTVHAIGPGIVLAEIQQQSDLTFRLHDWGRRGTDGKPREIHVKQSFSCTDFRRGPVRPVVPSILSSGEHVHEELVRNHYFVVQRHITDQQFRIPLNNQFHILMVLHGNVGIDSSDAVCSLARGSTMLIPAAIDSVLIKPDERSTILDIFLP; encoded by the coding sequence ATGACACCTCTGACTTTCGTACCGCTATTTAAGCGAATTCGCTGGGGAGGAAGACGCCTCGGAGAATTACTGGACAAAGACATCGGTCCTGAGACGGACTATGCGGAAAGCTGGGAGATTGCTGACCACGGAACGGATCAAAGTATTGTTGCGAATGGTCCTGAATCTGGAAAGACGTTGCGCCAGTTAATGTATGAGTCGGAGACCACGCTGCTTGGCCGCCACGCCGGGCTGGATCAGTTTCCGTTGTTAATCAAGTTTCTGGACGCCAATGACTGGTTGTCTTTGCAGGTTCATCCGAATGACGAACAGGCGAAGCATTACGGCTGTTCAGAACAAGGAAAAACGGAGGCATGGATTATTATAGACGCTCAACCGGACAGCCAAATTTGTGCCGGACTCAAGTCAGGTGTTGGTCGAGATCAGCTTTCGCGACATCTGCAAAACGGTACGATCGAACAGTGTCTTAATCTGTTTCATGTCAGGGCAGGGGACTGTGTTTTTGTCCCGGCCGGTACGGTGCACGCTATCGGACCAGGCATTGTGCTGGCCGAAATTCAACAGCAAAGTGATCTCACGTTTCGTCTGCATGACTGGGGCCGTCGGGGCACAGACGGCAAGCCTCGAGAAATTCATGTGAAGCAGTCATTCTCCTGCACTGACTTCCGGCGCGGTCCGGTGAGGCCCGTGGTTCCCTCGATTCTTTCCAGCGGCGAACATGTCCACGAAGAACTTGTGCGCAACCACTACTTTGTGGTTCAGCGCCACATCACTGATCAGCAGTTCCGGATTCCGTTAAACAATCAATTCCACATTCTCATGGTGTTACACGGCAATGTTGGAATTGACTCATCCGATGCGGTCTGTTCCCTGGCACGTGGATCCACTATGTTGATTCCGGCTGCGATTGACAGTGTCTTAATAAAGCCAGATGAACGTTCGACGATTCTGGACATCTTTCTGCCGTGA
- a CDS encoding BatD family protein, which yields MNTIPLKSVIQTVVVFSILGTVQAQSPELLVETDRQQIFEGESFLYQVTLNHVENPSAPDLEGFGEFEVTSLGTRSLNSSHITIINGRRSEIIRRGQQYSYRLTPKKSGELTIPAPVAIVGGKTLKGRELEVRVVAPQAQDTVILDYSVDRLNVYPTQPFTVSLVIAVKELPDPFNDRDPLTVQQDPPVLSIPWMDDNQLAENLQPQQRWQQILEPIMSRRGHGFQINNIGSSSAFSFFENRAAGFHPSPRKAVRKDLSDNDMNYMEYKFQRTFVSQRPGLFDLGSVSLKGTFADSLQNDRITGTEFYAVAKNIAVTVNDVPVNGQPESYIGAVGTVTVNADLAPSAVRVGDPVTLTVQLSGQGSLENTHPPKIAGMLSVVENFRTYDATLTSTENTRTFIYSLRPLHTTVTEFPSIPVSYFDVETEQYVTLQTDTIPIVVSETETLSETDIVASSESRTSSSAGPQRRAGGVFANVSNPNALRNEQVDPVQWFAAWGIMVLSWLGMTAGVGYVRQRYRDPTLKRRRRAAEVAEAGLRTAESQLLEGDSVRGCDSIHRAITGVVAAWADLPEGGLTARDAAVELTRMRLDSGVTAQVGKLLENCDAARYGAASDDVSLLVDEARQLIRQVVDALGRRGSGSS from the coding sequence GTGAATACGATTCCCCTCAAGTCGGTCATTCAAACCGTGGTGGTCTTTTCCATCCTCGGAACCGTACAGGCGCAGTCACCGGAACTGCTTGTAGAAACAGATCGGCAACAAATCTTTGAAGGTGAATCATTCTTATATCAGGTCACACTGAATCACGTGGAGAATCCGTCGGCACCAGACCTGGAGGGCTTTGGCGAATTCGAGGTAACGTCACTCGGTACGCGATCACTGAATTCGAGTCACATCACAATCATCAACGGGCGAAGAAGTGAGATTATTCGCCGAGGGCAGCAGTACAGCTATCGACTCACTCCCAAGAAAAGCGGAGAGCTGACGATTCCGGCACCCGTCGCCATCGTCGGTGGCAAAACCCTGAAAGGCCGTGAACTTGAAGTTCGCGTTGTGGCACCCCAGGCACAGGATACCGTGATTCTCGACTACAGCGTCGATCGCTTGAACGTATATCCGACGCAGCCGTTCACGGTGTCTCTGGTGATCGCTGTGAAGGAATTACCCGATCCGTTCAATGACCGTGATCCGCTTACCGTACAACAGGATCCCCCTGTACTCAGCATCCCATGGATGGACGACAATCAACTGGCGGAAAATCTCCAGCCGCAGCAGCGCTGGCAGCAGATTCTCGAGCCGATCATGAGTCGGCGGGGTCACGGATTTCAAATCAATAATATCGGGTCGTCGTCTGCTTTTTCTTTCTTCGAAAACCGCGCGGCCGGTTTTCACCCGTCTCCCCGAAAGGCAGTCCGCAAAGATCTTTCCGACAATGACATGAATTATATGGAATACAAGTTTCAGCGTACGTTTGTTTCGCAGCGTCCAGGTCTGTTTGACCTGGGATCGGTCAGCCTAAAGGGTACATTTGCAGACTCGCTGCAAAACGACCGAATCACAGGTACAGAGTTCTATGCTGTGGCAAAGAACATTGCAGTGACAGTGAATGACGTTCCAGTCAACGGACAACCGGAGTCATATATTGGTGCTGTGGGGACCGTGACCGTGAATGCAGATCTGGCTCCTTCTGCCGTACGGGTGGGGGATCCCGTAACATTGACGGTTCAACTGTCCGGTCAGGGTTCTCTGGAAAACACGCACCCGCCGAAGATCGCAGGGATGTTGAGTGTTGTTGAAAACTTTCGCACCTACGATGCGACACTGACGTCCACCGAAAACACGCGAACATTTATCTACAGTCTCAGGCCGCTGCACACCACTGTGACAGAATTTCCGTCCATACCAGTGTCTTATTTTGACGTAGAAACTGAACAGTATGTGACCCTGCAGACTGATACGATTCCGATTGTGGTGAGTGAAACTGAAACACTGTCTGAAACAGACATTGTCGCGTCATCCGAATCTCGAACTTCCTCATCCGCGGGACCGCAACGCCGTGCCGGCGGAGTGTTTGCAAACGTGTCGAATCCGAACGCGCTGCGTAATGAACAGGTTGATCCGGTACAATGGTTTGCCGCGTGGGGCATCATGGTGCTTAGCTGGCTTGGAATGACGGCAGGGGTCGGTTACGTTCGGCAGCGGTACCGTGACCCGACTTTAAAACGACGAAGGAGGGCAGCAGAAGTAGCAGAAGCCGGTTTGCGAACAGCGGAGTCTCAATTACTGGAGGGAGATTCAGTTCGTGGCTGCGATTCGATTCATCGGGCAATTACGGGAGTGGTTGCGGCGTGGGCCGATCTTCCTGAAGGAGGACTCACGGCTCGTGATGCCGCAGTTGAATTAACCCGTATGAGACTGGATTCAGGTGTGACGGCTCAGGTCGGAAAATTACTGGAGAACTGTGACGCTGCAAGATACGGTGCAGCAAGTGATGATGTGTCCCTCCTGGTCGATGAAGCCAGACAGCTAATCCGACAGGTTGTCGACGCACTTGGTCGTCGAGGGAGTGGTTCATCGTGA
- a CDS encoding VWA domain-containing protein — translation MSWGSPNVLFALWLVPCVGSVLFYAHRKRRLAALQFAAPSMAQRLIPGSSPTRLVTRATLLMLATGLLIVAAARPQFGVVVEQVSARGADLFVLLDVSRSMLAEDVAPNRLERAKSDILDLLPRLEGDRIGLIVFAGAPVELVPLTTDQGFFRMALDDVEPGSAPRGGSLIGDAIRRGMESLEERGDRDQVIVLITDGEDHKSFPLEAAKQAGERGIRIISIGLGDTDEGARIPRRNEDGSVAYTQDEGKEVWSKMNESLLKEMATTTSGAWIPARTRAYDLGQIYEDNLAGLVRGEFQSTHRRRFKEQFQVFGIVGLILLMVAQTIPESMMSKA, via the coding sequence GTGTCCTGGGGAAGTCCGAATGTTCTGTTTGCGTTATGGCTGGTTCCCTGCGTCGGATCAGTCCTGTTTTATGCGCATAGAAAACGACGGCTGGCAGCATTGCAGTTTGCTGCCCCTTCGATGGCTCAACGCCTGATACCCGGCTCATCGCCCACACGTCTTGTGACTCGTGCAACACTACTGATGCTCGCAACCGGCCTGTTGATCGTTGCCGCAGCACGACCACAGTTCGGAGTTGTGGTGGAGCAGGTCTCCGCAAGAGGCGCGGATCTCTTCGTGTTGCTCGATGTTTCCCGTTCCATGCTTGCTGAAGATGTTGCACCAAATCGTCTGGAACGAGCAAAGTCCGATATTCTGGACCTGCTGCCCAGACTGGAAGGAGATCGGATTGGCCTGATCGTTTTTGCCGGTGCACCTGTCGAACTGGTACCGCTGACGACAGATCAGGGGTTCTTTCGTATGGCGCTCGACGACGTCGAGCCAGGTTCAGCACCTCGTGGCGGAAGCCTTATTGGGGATGCCATTCGTCGGGGTATGGAATCCCTGGAAGAACGAGGCGATCGTGATCAGGTTATCGTGCTGATCACAGACGGGGAAGATCACAAATCATTTCCCCTCGAAGCCGCAAAACAGGCAGGTGAACGTGGTATTCGTATCATTTCAATTGGGTTGGGGGATACGGATGAAGGAGCTCGTATTCCTCGACGAAATGAAGACGGCTCAGTCGCCTACACACAGGATGAAGGAAAGGAGGTCTGGTCGAAAATGAATGAATCGCTGCTCAAAGAAATGGCAACGACAACATCAGGAGCCTGGATTCCGGCCCGAACCCGGGCGTATGATCTGGGGCAGATCTACGAAGACAACCTGGCCGGACTGGTTCGTGGCGAATTCCAGTCAACACATCGCCGAAGATTTAAGGAACAGTTTCAGGTGTTCGGAATCGTGGGTTTGATTCTGCTTATGGTGGCGCAAACGATTCCCGAAAGTATGATGTCAAAAGCCTGA
- a CDS encoding ROK family protein: protein MAKTNEKDRSVWVGFDLGGTKMLAVVYDSDFNVLGKKRRKTREKKGQSTVPVARITETIRMALNDANVPSDAVHAIGAGCPGPVDMDRGVIWEAPNLGWKNLHLQEELAEEFHCTVAICNDVDAGVFGEFSHGVAQNKRCVLGVFPGTGVGGGCVYEGRIFCGATTSCMEVGFIQMATEGPAAGLGPVGTLEALGSRLAIAGEAARAAYRGKAPALAREAGCDLTQIRSGTLSRAIDAGDSEIEKIVRRAARQIGRGAGSLVNVLAPDIIVIGGGLVEAMPNLYLEETTAGIKRNALPSLWKSCEIRTATLGDYATAIGAASWGRKCNLPSS from the coding sequence ATGGCAAAGACGAACGAAAAGGACAGGAGTGTCTGGGTTGGATTCGACCTTGGTGGCACAAAAATGCTGGCTGTTGTGTACGACAGTGATTTCAATGTACTGGGCAAAAAACGCCGCAAAACACGAGAAAAAAAAGGACAGAGTACGGTACCGGTCGCCCGAATCACCGAGACCATCCGTATGGCCCTGAACGATGCAAACGTGCCTTCCGATGCTGTACATGCAATCGGTGCCGGCTGTCCGGGTCCCGTTGATATGGATCGCGGTGTGATATGGGAGGCGCCCAATCTCGGCTGGAAGAACCTGCATCTGCAGGAGGAACTGGCAGAAGAGTTTCACTGCACCGTCGCAATATGTAACGATGTTGATGCTGGAGTCTTCGGTGAATTCAGCCATGGAGTCGCCCAGAACAAACGTTGTGTTTTAGGCGTGTTTCCGGGAACCGGTGTGGGCGGTGGCTGCGTATACGAAGGTCGAATCTTCTGCGGAGCAACAACGTCCTGCATGGAAGTAGGCTTCATCCAGATGGCAACCGAGGGACCGGCCGCCGGACTGGGGCCGGTGGGCACACTGGAAGCCCTTGGAAGTCGGTTAGCAATTGCAGGTGAGGCTGCACGAGCTGCCTATCGTGGAAAAGCACCAGCGCTTGCCCGTGAAGCCGGCTGTGATCTGACGCAGATTCGGAGTGGAACACTTTCACGTGCAATCGACGCAGGCGATTCAGAGATCGAAAAAATCGTACGTCGGGCTGCACGTCAAATCGGCCGCGGTGCCGGATCACTGGTCAATGTTCTGGCACCGGATATTATTGTCATTGGTGGCGGTCTGGTTGAGGCAATGCCCAACCTGTATCTGGAAGAAACAACGGCAGGAATCAAACGAAATGCACTTCCGTCACTGTGGAAATCGTGTGAAATACGAACGGCAACACTGGGCGATTATGCAACGGCAATCGGTGCAGCTTCCTGGGGCCGAAAATGTAATCTCCCGTCAAGCTAG
- a CDS encoding sigma-70 family RNA polymerase sigma factor, giving the protein MVSQSLPNQYLADPDVQLMLRVATNDHRAFEQLVDRYEDRLIGFFYHLLGDRTVSEDLAQDAFLRVYRARERYKASAKFSTWLFRIAHNLASNQIRGMAKHRRNVSLAAGKSGSQEVKLADRVLAERSALMPARLLVSKELQSQVRDALDGLAERQKMAVLLHKFEGMSYEDIGSVMSMNAVAVKSLLARAREKLKSALEKYT; this is encoded by the coding sequence GTGGTATCACAGTCTCTTCCCAACCAATATCTCGCTGATCCCGATGTTCAGCTGATGCTGCGCGTGGCGACAAATGATCACAGAGCATTTGAACAGCTGGTCGACCGATACGAGGATCGATTAATTGGTTTTTTCTATCATCTTCTCGGTGACCGTACAGTCTCAGAAGATCTTGCACAGGATGCCTTTTTGCGAGTCTACCGTGCCAGAGAACGGTACAAGGCGTCAGCCAAATTTTCGACCTGGTTATTTCGAATTGCCCACAACCTTGCAAGCAATCAGATTCGGGGCATGGCGAAGCACCGACGCAATGTTTCTCTGGCAGCAGGAAAATCAGGGTCGCAGGAAGTGAAGCTGGCAGACCGTGTACTGGCTGAACGATCTGCCCTGATGCCCGCGCGGCTACTGGTGTCCAAGGAGCTTCAGTCACAGGTACGGGATGCTCTGGATGGTCTTGCTGAGCGTCAGAAGATGGCCGTACTCCTGCATAAGTTCGAAGGCATGAGCTATGAAGATATCGGCAGTGTCATGAGCATGAATGCTGTCGCCGTAAAATCTCTGCTGGCCCGTGCTCGAGAAAAACTCAAAAGTGCCCTGGAGAAATACACCTGA
- the csrA gene encoding carbon storage regulator CsrA has translation MLVLSRKKNESIVINDDVVVTIVDIRGDKVRLGIEAPRDIPVHRQEVLDAILREQELADAGKANDSQAEQ, from the coding sequence ATGTTAGTCTTGTCACGGAAAAAGAACGAAAGCATCGTGATCAACGATGATGTGGTTGTCACCATCGTAGATATACGTGGAGACAAAGTGCGCCTCGGGATTGAAGCTCCGAGAGACATTCCTGTACACCGCCAAGAAGTGCTGGACGCAATTCTTCGAGAGCAGGAATTGGCCGACGCTGGCAAAGCGAATGATTCTCAGGCCGAACAATAG
- a CDS encoding HU family DNA-binding protein gives MAKDKPRSKSDILNELAEMTELNRKEVSAVLDSLEELIEKDLTKGCGTFNLPGMLKIYVHNKPATKERPGRNPATGEEIMIAAKPASKVVKVRALKKLKEMI, from the coding sequence ATGGCAAAGGACAAACCACGTTCTAAGTCTGATATCCTCAATGAACTGGCGGAAATGACTGAGCTAAACCGTAAAGAGGTTTCGGCTGTCCTCGATTCTCTTGAAGAATTGATTGAAAAGGACCTTACCAAAGGTTGCGGAACCTTCAATCTTCCAGGAATGCTGAAGATTTATGTCCACAACAAGCCGGCAACCAAGGAGCGACCGGGCCGAAACCCTGCCACGGGTGAAGAAATCATGATCGCTGCAAAGCCAGCGTCCAAGGTCGTCAAAGTACGAGCTCTCAAAAAGCTCAAGGAAATGATTTAG
- a CDS encoding RsmD family RNA methyltransferase, which yields MSVRIIGGQLRRRQLRTPQGILTRPYTDRVRQVVFDRIVNVVPEARVADIYSGIGTMGLESISRGAASCVFLEGTPVVHRSLKENVRVLAGEFPTVCWKTDVRYTSFVPRGSDGMLPYTLVFFDPPYADCPAMEPGRVLSRSLTRLARPAVTSEDAVLLIRTPKMFELPVPAGWQLQECWPVSTMKIWNLVKAGPERSEENPTGSVS from the coding sequence ATGAGTGTAAGGATTATCGGAGGGCAATTGCGTCGGCGTCAGCTCAGGACACCACAGGGTATCCTGACTCGACCGTATACAGATCGAGTCAGGCAGGTGGTATTCGACCGTATCGTCAATGTTGTGCCGGAGGCGCGAGTGGCCGATATCTATTCGGGCATTGGTACAATGGGTCTGGAGTCCATCAGCCGTGGAGCAGCGTCGTGTGTGTTTTTGGAGGGAACACCGGTCGTCCATCGGAGTCTCAAAGAAAACGTTCGGGTTCTTGCCGGTGAATTTCCAACAGTCTGCTGGAAAACAGATGTTCGATATACGTCCTTTGTGCCGCGCGGGAGCGATGGAATGCTGCCTTACACGCTTGTGTTTTTTGATCCGCCGTATGCGGACTGTCCGGCAATGGAACCAGGTCGCGTGTTGAGCAGATCTTTGACCCGGCTGGCACGTCCTGCTGTGACGTCAGAGGACGCGGTGCTTTTGATTCGGACTCCAAAAATGTTTGAATTGCCGGTACCTGCCGGCTGGCAGCTGCAGGAATGCTGGCCGGTGTCCACTATGAAAATCTGGAATCTGGTAAAAGCCGGACCGGAGAGGTCTGAAGAAAATCCTACAGGTTCTGTCAGCTGA